The Enterococcus sp. 7F3_DIV0205 genome has a window encoding:
- a CDS encoding PRD domain-containing protein, whose amino-acid sequence MKIKKVLNQNAVLVVDDGQEKVAVGKGVGFNKKKNDLLFPQQVERMFVMEPEGLKKLQVLLSQIDERYFFVTEEIIAHAETVLGEKLNEHINIGLSDHIAFAAENIQNNIIVRNKLLNEIEILYTEEFSIAQWAVDYLTQTLGIPFSYDEAGYIAIHIHSARSGRTDNSKSIREVTIVSEIIHLIEQELGINIHDEKMSLSYSRLVNHLRLFIHRFQQSQYAVLDDEILDVVRKKYAESYEISKKVQVLLMRNFHYQVPNEELGYLAIHIERLKMIK is encoded by the coding sequence ATGAAAATCAAAAAGGTGCTCAATCAAAATGCAGTACTCGTCGTGGATGATGGACAAGAAAAAGTGGCCGTTGGTAAAGGCGTGGGATTCAACAAAAAGAAAAATGATTTGTTATTCCCACAACAAGTGGAACGGATGTTTGTGATGGAACCTGAGGGCTTGAAAAAGCTGCAAGTTTTATTATCACAAATTGATGAGAGATACTTTTTTGTCACAGAAGAAATCATCGCTCATGCTGAAACTGTGCTTGGTGAAAAGTTAAATGAACATATCAATATTGGGTTAAGTGATCATATTGCGTTTGCCGCAGAAAATATTCAAAATAATATCATTGTGCGAAATAAACTTTTGAATGAAATCGAAATTCTTTATACTGAGGAGTTTTCGATTGCGCAATGGGCAGTTGATTATTTGACACAAACGTTAGGAATCCCTTTTAGTTATGATGAGGCAGGTTACATTGCAATCCATATTCATAGTGCTCGTAGTGGGCGAACGGATAACAGTAAAAGTATTCGTGAAGTCACAATTGTTTCAGAAATTATTCATTTGATCGAGCAAGAATTAGGAATCAATATTCATGATGAAAAGATGAGTCTCAGCTATTCACGATTGGTCAATCATTTACGCTTGTTTATTCACCGATTTCAACAAAGTCAGTACGCAGTGTTAGATGATGAAATTTTGGATGTCGTGCGTAAAAAATACGCAGAAAGTTACGAGATATCAAAAAAAGTTCAAGTTTTGTTAATGAGAAATTTTCACTATCAAGTACCAAACGAAGAATTAGGTTATCTTGCTATTCATATCGAACGGCTGAAGATGATCAAATAA
- the nagE gene encoding N-acetylglucosamine-specific PTS transporter subunit IIBC: MKAYMQRMGRSLMLPVAVLPAAAILMGIGYWIDPNVMTGLGDPNFLSVFLVKAGGAIIDNLPVLFAVGLALGMSKDKDGAAALSGLVAFLVVTTLLSTAAVGAMKGIPVEQVDPAFAKISNAFIGILSGLIAAAMYNRFSQVKLPMALSFFSGKRLVPIMTALAMLVASGVLFFLWPVVFSGLVAFGESISKLGAVGAGLYGFFNRLLIPTGLHHALNSVFWFDVAGINDIGNFLSGTGEKGITGMYQAGFFPMMMFGLPAGAYAIYRNARPEKKKATASLMIAAAFASFFTGITEPLEFSFMFVAWPLYVLHAILTGISLFISAIFHWTAGFAFSAGLVDFVLSLRNPIANQPYMLIVQGLVMAVLYFVVFDFAIKKFNLMTPGREEGEGEETPDIDTTGDNKFAVLASKIYQGLGGDANVTSIDNCTTRLRLTVSDTGKVDQAKIKATGVPGVKVIDDTNIQVIVGTEVQFVADEMNKIRNGAAPVTGEPVKKPEVKTEAPKVTAKETELYAVANGKVIPISEVQDDVFSAKMMGDGFAVIPTDGEVSTPVAGKITSIFPTKHALGIQTDSGIEVLLHMGLDTVELKGAPFTLHVEEGQVLKQGDKIATIDLAALETAGKKSDLIVVFTNQDVVESYDLTKANQTVGANDSIGKVTVK, from the coding sequence ATGAAAGCATATATGCAAAGAATGGGACGCTCGTTGATGCTTCCTGTAGCGGTATTACCAGCTGCAGCGATTTTAATGGGTATTGGATACTGGATCGATCCAAACGTTATGACGGGTTTAGGAGATCCCAACTTTCTATCTGTTTTTTTAGTTAAAGCAGGTGGCGCAATTATTGATAATCTACCTGTATTATTTGCGGTAGGTTTAGCATTAGGTATGTCTAAAGATAAAGATGGTGCAGCAGCCCTTAGTGGTTTGGTCGCTTTCTTAGTAGTAACAACGTTACTTTCAACTGCAGCAGTGGGTGCCATGAAAGGTATTCCAGTAGAACAAGTTGATCCTGCATTTGCTAAAATTAGTAATGCGTTTATCGGAATTTTATCTGGATTGATTGCCGCAGCAATGTACAATCGATTTAGTCAGGTGAAATTACCAATGGCTTTATCTTTCTTTAGTGGTAAGCGATTAGTTCCAATCATGACTGCATTAGCAATGCTAGTAGCTTCAGGTGTATTATTCTTCTTATGGCCAGTAGTATTCTCTGGACTAGTTGCATTTGGTGAGTCTATTTCTAAATTAGGTGCTGTCGGTGCTGGTTTATATGGATTCTTTAACCGTTTACTAATCCCAACTGGGTTACATCATGCATTAAACTCAGTGTTTTGGTTTGACGTTGCTGGAATCAATGATATCGGTAACTTCTTATCTGGTACTGGAGAAAAAGGAATCACTGGTATGTATCAAGCTGGATTCTTCCCAATGATGATGTTTGGATTACCAGCAGGTGCTTATGCAATTTACCGTAATGCACGTCCTGAAAAGAAAAAAGCAACAGCTTCATTAATGATCGCAGCAGCGTTTGCTTCATTCTTTACTGGTATTACTGAACCACTAGAATTCTCATTTATGTTCGTTGCATGGCCATTATATGTTTTACATGCTATTTTGACAGGTATTTCATTATTTATTTCTGCAATTTTCCACTGGACAGCAGGATTTGCTTTCAGTGCTGGTTTAGTCGATTTTGTTTTAAGTTTACGCAATCCAATTGCCAACCAACCGTATATGTTGATTGTTCAAGGATTAGTTATGGCAGTTCTTTACTTTGTTGTATTTGACTTCGCAATCAAAAAATTCAACTTAATGACTCCTGGTCGTGAAGAGGGCGAAGGCGAAGAAACACCAGACATCGATACAACTGGTGACAACAAATTTGCAGTTTTAGCTAGCAAAATCTACCAAGGTCTTGGTGGGGATGCTAACGTTACTTCAATCGATAATTGTACAACTCGTTTGCGTCTAACTGTTAGTGACACAGGCAAAGTCGATCAAGCAAAAATCAAAGCAACAGGCGTTCCTGGTGTGAAAGTGATTGATGATACAAATATTCAAGTAATCGTCGGTACAGAAGTGCAATTTGTAGCTGATGAAATGAATAAAATTCGCAATGGCGCAGCTCCTGTTACAGGTGAACCTGTAAAAAAGCCTGAAGTGAAAACAGAAGCACCAAAAGTAACAGCAAAGGAAACTGAATTATATGCTGTTGCAAACGGAAAAGTTATCCCCATTTCAGAAGTACAAGACGATGTTTTCTCAGCAAAAATGATGGGTGACGGTTTTGCAGTTATCCCAACTGATGGTGAAGTATCAACTCCTGTTGCAGGTAAAATCACAAGTATTTTCCCAACAAAACATGCTTTAGGAATTCAAACAGATTCTGGTATTGAAGTATTGTTACACATGGGCTTAGACACAGTTGAGTTAAAAGGTGCACCATTTACGTTACATGTTGAAGAAGGTCAAGTACTAAAACAAGGTGATAAAATCGCAACAATCGATCTAGCAGCTTTAGAAACTGCTGGTAAAAAATCTGATTTGATCGTTGTATTTACAAATCAAGATGTTGTTGAAAGTTACGATTTAACAAAAGCAAATCAAACAGTTGGCGCTAATGATTCAATTGGTAAAGTAACTGTAAAATAA
- the tuf gene encoding elongation factor Tu: protein MAKQHYDRSKPHVNIGTIGHVDHGKTTLTAAITTVLGKKGLANPQDYASIDAAPEERERGITINTSHVEYETEARHYAHIDAPGHADYVKNMITGAAQMDGAILVVSATDGPMPQTREHILLSRQVGVKYLIVFLNKIDLVDDEELIDLVEMEVRELLNEYNFPGDDTPIIKGSALKALQGDPTAEATIMELMDTVDAYIPTPERDTDKPLLLPVEDVFSITGRGTVASGRIDRGKVSVGDEIEIVGIKPDTQKAVVTGIEMFRKTLDYGEAGDNVGVLLRGITRDEIERGQVIAKPGSITPHTKFIAEVYVLTKEEGGRHTPFFTNYRPQFYFRTTDVTGVVELPDGVEMVMPGDNVTIDVELIHPIAVEQGTTFSIREGGRTVGSGIVTEIEK, encoded by the coding sequence ATGGCAAAACAACATTATGACAGAAGTAAACCACATGTAAATATCGGCACGATCGGACATGTCGATCACGGTAAGACAACTTTGACCGCTGCAATCACAACAGTATTAGGGAAAAAAGGCCTAGCAAACCCGCAAGACTATGCTAGTATTGATGCAGCACCAGAAGAACGTGAACGTGGTATTACAATCAACACATCACATGTAGAATATGAAACAGAAGCTCGTCACTATGCTCATATCGATGCGCCAGGACACGCAGATTATGTTAAAAATATGATTACAGGTGCAGCCCAAATGGATGGTGCGATTTTAGTCGTATCAGCAACAGACGGACCAATGCCGCAAACACGGGAACACATCTTACTATCTCGTCAAGTGGGCGTAAAATATTTGATTGTTTTCCTTAATAAAATTGACTTAGTCGACGATGAAGAATTGATTGATTTAGTTGAAATGGAAGTTCGTGAGTTACTGAATGAATACAATTTCCCAGGAGATGATACACCTATCATCAAAGGGTCAGCACTAAAAGCATTGCAAGGAGATCCAACTGCGGAAGCTACAATTATGGAATTGATGGATACTGTAGATGCCTATATTCCTACACCTGAAAGAGATACAGATAAACCATTATTACTACCAGTGGAAGATGTCTTTTCAATTACAGGGCGTGGAACAGTAGCGTCGGGGCGTATCGATCGAGGAAAAGTAAGTGTTGGGGATGAAATCGAAATTGTCGGAATCAAACCTGATACACAAAAAGCTGTAGTGACAGGTATTGAAATGTTCCGTAAAACACTAGACTACGGTGAAGCAGGAGATAATGTAGGAGTATTACTAAGAGGAATTACTCGTGATGAAATTGAACGTGGGCAAGTGATCGCCAAACCAGGTTCGATTACACCTCATACTAAATTTATTGCTGAAGTTTATGTTTTAACAAAAGAAGAAGGTGGAAGGCATACACCATTCTTTACGAACTACCGACCACAATTTTATTTCCGGACGACTGATGTAACTGGAGTTGTTGAATTACCTGATGGCGTTGAAATGGTTATGCCAGGAGACAATGTTACGATCGATGTTGAATTGATTCACCC